Part of the Streptomyces sp. NBC_01264 genome, GATGTTCTCCGCGTGCCCGACCGCGAAACCGCCGCCGGACGCGGAGATGACCGTACGTGCCCCTGCTGCGAGGGGCGGGCCTTGACTGTCTCCGGGTTCGCTCAGCCCTGGTGCGGACCCGGCCGGGGAGGGATTCCGATGGTGACGTCCCGCATGCGCAGGGCCGCGGCGGACCCGTTGTCGGCCCGGATGTCCAGGTTCCCGCCGACGATCTGCCCGTCGCCCGACTGTGAGATCCCGGGCGCCGGGGGCTGGGCCGGTGGCTGTGCGTCGAGTACGGCGCGCAGGGCCCGGGCCGCCCGCTCGCGCTCGGCGTCGTCGAGGTTCTCCAGCGCCTGCTCGAAGCGCGTCTGCCAGGCGCTCTGCTGGATGATGGTCACCCGCTCGGCTTCGTCACCGGGGCGTGCGTCCTCCAGTTCGGCCGCGCAGCGGTCGAGCCGCTCCAGTTCGACGCGCTCGCGTTCGCCGTCTCCGCGCCCGAACCATCCTGCGACCGCGTGCTGGAGCCCTTCCCAGGCACTGGTGCCCGCCGCCTGCACCACCGCGGCGCCCCCGGCCGCGGCCAGCGCGGTCAACCCCTCCGCCAACACCCGACAGTCCCCGTCCCTTGTGTGTTCGATACACGAGACGGTAGTGCCGGGCGCCGCCCACCGGGCCGAATTCGCAAAGATATTCGCCCGTTCACTCGGGATCCCCTGCGGCGGCCCATGACCCGAACGCTTCCCGCCCAGCTGCCGCTATCTGGGTGACACCGAAGCAACCAGCATCACGGCCGCCGGCCTGTCTACTCCGGCTGGCCGAAGCCGGTCAGGGGTCGCCACCTGCGCTCAGTCCCAGTAGTCCGCCAGCATCTCGGCCGGCCAGCTAGGCTCCCGGACCTCTCCCCCGCGGTCCCATCTCCTGGAAGTATGGCGCGATGTCGTAGACGGGCGTGCCGTCGATCGCATCGAGGTCTACGACGTGGAGGTCCAGGCCGGCGGGAACGCACTTTGAGGGCTGTACCCCTGGGACATATCCCCGTGACGGGCCTCCTGCTCGTGTCACAGCGCTCCGCCTACGACCCCCACGACTTCACCAAGCAAGCAGACAAGGCCACCGAGCGTCTGGGAACCCCCGTACTTGCGCGCATCGCCAACGAGTTCGTAGATCAGAACCGCACCGTCCTGGACGAAGGCTCACCCACAACGGCACCGCACTTAACCCTTCAGGCCATGGAGATGGCCACACGCCTGGGAACCGACGCCTCCAGAACACCTTTGACCCACGAAGTCACGGTGTAGGGGCCCGGTCCAGCGAGAGCCGGGGCTTGGTCCCGCCGCGAGGTCCAGGTACGCCGTGGCGGGCAAGGGTGGCTTGCTTAGGTAACCGGGACGGCCGCCGCACTCGGGCCGGACACCGGGACGTGCCCAATGACGCCGAACACAAAGCAGACCTGCGAGGCGAGGTGAATTCCGGTTCCCTGCCGCATCCGTTTTGCGCCGTCTCGAACCCAAACGGGTCGTGGTCAACGCTGCGTAACCAGCACCGAACCAGCACGGGAGTCAGCACCGCATCCCCAAAACAGGCGCAACTCTGCAATTCCGACAGGAGCTTCCCACCCACTTCCGGAGGGGGCCGACGGGTTCGGTTCGGGCCATGTGGTGTTCGGGCACACTCAGGTGGTGAGGCCAACACCCCGCTCACTCCGACAACAGGAGCCCAACTCCCCAGGGGCATCAGCAACGCAACTCCGTCACGCTGTGTAGAGAACAAACCGGCGATACCCAGAGGCGGTGTGGCCCCGATATCGACAGCGGAGCCGGAGCCAATGTGACCCCACAAGGCCGGACGTTGCGATCTCGCCGAGTCTCAGCTGAAGGTGGCACTGGCAGCGGCGCCCTGCCTTAGACCGTGTCCTATGTGGTGAGGCGGACGAGTCGTTTGTAGCAGCAGATGGCGGCGGCGAGTCCGAGAAAGGCCAGGTAGTTGCGGGGGTGGCGTTCGTAGCGGTGGTTGAGCCGGCGGTAGCCGGTGAGCCACGACATGGTCCGTTCGATCACCCACCGGCGCCGGCCGAGTCGCTCTGATGACTCGACGCCCTTGCGTGCGATACGGACCCCGATGCGTTTGCCGCGTAACCATTTTCGCAGGTGGAGGACGTCGTACGCTTTGTCTGCGTGGAGGCGTTGGGGTTTGAAGTGGCGGCCGCGGTGGGGGTCGTGTCTCGTTTGGTGACCCATGACCATGGGCGTCAGCGCAAGGCTGTCGTGGGTGTTGGCGGCGCTGATGCCGACGAGGAGGGGCAGTCCGTTCGCGTCCGACAGGACGTGCATCTTGGAGCCCGGCTTGCCCCGGTCCACGGGGCTCGGGCCTGTGAGTTCGCCCCTTTTTGGGCCCTCACGTGGGCGGAGTCCAGGACGGCCCGGGAGAGGTCGAGGAGGCCGGCGTCGTCGAGGCGGTGCAGGATCTTCTCGTGTAGCCGGCCCCACACTCCAGCCCTCGACCAGACCAGGAACCTGCGGTGGGCGGTCGACTTCGATATCCCGAAGCACGGCGGAAGCGATCGCCAGGCACAACCGCTGACCAGCACGTAGACGATCGCCGCGAACAGCGTCTCATCAGGCGTGTCCGGTGTCCCGCCGCCCTGCGGCCGAACCTTCGACGGCGGGATCAGCGGCTCCGCGATCTCCCACAGCCCGTCCGGAACAATCCAACTCCAAGTACCCCGCCCCATGCGAAGCCCAACGACGCCTCACCACATAGGACACGGTCTTAGGTCAGCGCAGGGCTCGCCTCCGTGGATGCGCCGCCCGCGGACGACGCCTTGGTCGCCGAGTAGACGGGCCGGATGACCGCCTGAAAGGCGGCCACTATCGTGCTGGCCCCCCACAGTCGGCGACCAGCAGCCCGGCCAGGCCCGGAGCCTCTTCGAGACGGTCACCGCCGGGGCCAGACCGCAGACCGCCCTGGTCTCGCACGTCCACAACGGACTCGGTGTCGGTGCCGCGTGTCCGGGGAGTCGCCGAGGACGAGGTCGTCCGGGTCGGGGACGTCGTTCGCCCAGGCCGGGTGAGGTAGGTAGGTCTGCTGGGTGCAGGTGCGCCTGTGCCGCCCTGACGTCCCCGTACGAGGCCCCGGCGCGCGGAACGGACCGGCGTCAGGGGGGCGCCCCGGTACAGTCCCCTCTCGATCTTGACGATTCGGGGGGCGGGGGCGCTGCATGGCAGGTCGGAGCGGGTACGGATGGCAGCCTGACGGCTCGTCACCGGCAAGCCGGGGCGGCGCCGGAGCCGACGTCGCGCCCTCGGCGCACCGGGGACCGGCGCGCCGGCGTCATGGCTGTGCGACGGCTCTCCTGGCGCCGTTCCTCGCCGCTGCCCGCTTCCAGCGGCCGGGACGGCCAGACCGCCTGACCGACCCGGCCATCTCCGGAGTACAGGTGGCCCGTACCTGCATCGGCCTGGGTGCGACGGTCTGGCTGTTCTACGCGTACACGCTGCGCCAGGAGGCCAAGGGCGTGCTCAACGACAAGCTCGTCGAGATGCTGATCGCCTCCGCCGTGCTGATGGTCGTGGGACCGCTCGTGGTCGGTGCCTTCGTGTTCTCGGCACGGCCGCCGCTGCGCAGCCGGTACCGTCGGCGGCTGCCCGGCCCGCTGACGGCGTTCGGCGTCCTCTTCGGTGCGGCGGCGCTGCTGGCCTTCTCCTTCCAGAACAACCTGAACGGACCGTTCATCGCGGGAGCCGGTGTCGTCGCAGGATCCCTCCTGAGCCTGCTCACCGGAATGGCCTCGCTGTTCCTGCTCCCCTTCGTCCTGGCATCGTCCGTGCTGTCCGTGCACCACTCCTTCCGGACCGCCGATGTCCACGAAGTGCTGCCGCCCCTCCTGTCTCCGGTCGTCGTCACGGTGATGTCGGTCCTCCAGGCCATCGACGGTCCGCCGGTCAACGCCCCGCAAAGCGTGTGGCTCCTCTTCCTGGCGGGCGCGCCCCTGTCGGTGGCCGCCCTGTCTTTCTGGGAGCTGAGCCGGTTGCGCACCCGGTACGGGATCACCCTGCGCGGCGCCCTGGGCCGGTAGGGGCGGGCGCCGGCGATGCCCGGGCACGGCCGTCTCGCCATGCCGTGCCGTGTCGTGTCGTGTCGGCAGGTAGTGGGGCGCGGTCGTCGGAGCTGGTTGTCGGGCATGTCCGGACCTGTGACCGGTACGTCGCACAGCATTCGGCCGCCGTTCAGGGAAGGACCCCCTCTCGGAGGGTGGCGGTTCGGCGCGGGCCGCGAGCCTCGTGCCTCCTCACACCGCAACGACCCCAGGGATGTACCCCGTGACCGCATCGCGCGCCCCCCGCCGGCGCCACCGTCTCGCCCTCGTCCTCGCCGTCGTACCGGCGCTCGCCGCGGGCACGCTGGTCGCCTCCCCGGCGCAGGCCGCCCCGGCCGATGACATCCGCATCAACGAGGTGGTGACCACCGGGGACGTCGACGACTCGATCGAGCTGTACAACAAGGGCACCTCGGCCGTCGACCTGTCCGGCTGGATCCTGAAGGACGAGAGCAACAGCTCCAAGTACAAGATCTCCTCGGGGACCACCCTGGCCCCCGGCGGGTTCCGGGCCTTCGACGTGCACGGCTCCTTCGGCCTGGGCTCAGGGGACAAGGCCCGCCTCTACCTGGCGGACGGCAGCACCCTGGTCGACAGCTTCACCTGGAGCGAGCATTCCGACCCCTCGTGGTCCCGCTGCGCCGACGGCACCGGCGCGTTCAAGAAGGCCGCGCTGACCCTCGGCGCGGCCAACGCCTGCGGTACCGGCGGGGGCGGCGGCACCACGCCCGTCGCCTGGCCCGGCGGCAGCGCGGTGTCCACCGCCGACGGCACCAACGTCTTCGGCCAGGACCTCAGCGGCCTGTACCAGGAGGGCGGGGTCCTGTGGGCCGCCCAGAACTCCGGGAAGCTGTGGCGGCTGGTGCCGGGCGGCCCCGGCTGGACCCCCGACACCGCCAACGGGTGGTCCTCCGGCAAGTCCCTGCGCTTCCCCGGCGGCGGCTCCGGCAGCCCCGACTCCGAGGGCGTCACCGTGACCGGCAGCGGCGCCGCGGGCGGCGTCTTCGTCGCCAGCGAGCGCAACAGCGGTTCGTCCGGCACCAGCCGGCTCTCCGTCCTGCGCTACGACGTGAGCGGCAGCTCCACCACGCTGACCGCAACCAAGGAGTGGAACCTCACCCCCGACCTGCCGTCGACCGGCTCCAACGAGGGCCTGGAGGCGGTCACCTGGGTGCCCGACAGCGCCCTGACCGCCGCCGGCTTCAAGGACGCGTCGACCGGCGCCGCTTACGATCCGGCCCGCTACGCGGCCCACACCGGCGGGGTCTTCTTCGTCGGAGTCGAGGGCAGCGGCACGGTCTACGGCTACGTCCTGCTGGACTCCGGCGCCTTCACCAAGGTGGCCACCGTCTCCAGCGGCATGGCCGGCGTCATGGAACTCCAGTGGGAACCGCAGGCCGCCCGCCTGTGGGCGGTCTGCGACGACACCTGCGGCGGACAGCACCGCACGCTGAAGGTCGACGCCGGCGGCGCGTTCGCCACCGCCGCCGTCTACAACCGGCCCGGCGGGATGTCCGACCTCAACAACGAGGGCTTCGCGGTGGCCGGCGCCGACCAGTGCGTGGGCGGCACCAAGCCCGTCACCTGGTCCGACGACGGCAACACCGGCGGCCACGCCCTCCGCAGGGGCACCCTCGCCTGCTGACCCCGGGAGCCGGGACCTATCCGAGGGCGGACCCGGCCGGTCCGACCTCGGATCGGGATAATGTTCCATAGGTAGTGGAATGTTCCCGACATGCCGATTTTCGGCAGATAGCCGAAAGGTCCCCCCGGTGCACGGTGAGTACAAGATTCCCGGCGGCAAGCTCGTCGTCGTCGACCTGGAGCGCGCCGGGGAGGTACTGCGCGGTGTACGGGTCTCGGGTGACTTCTTCCTCGAACCGGGCGAGGCCTTGGACGCGGTCGACCGGGCACTCGAAGGCGCCCCCACGGACGCGGACGCCACGGCCCTCGCCGCCCGGATCAGCGCCGCGCTGCCGCCCGGTACCCAGATGTACGGGGTGAGTGCCGAGGGCATCGCCGTCGCCGTGCGGCGCGCGCTGGCCCAGGCCACCGAGTGGGCCGCGCACGACTGGCGGCTGATCCGCATGCCGCCGCAGGAGCCCGCCCTCCACATGGCCCTGGACGAGGTCCTCACCAACGAGGTCGCCGCCGGGCTGCGGCCTCCGACCCTGCGCGTGTGGGACTGGGGCGCCCCGCCGTGGTCATCGGCAGCTTCCAGTCCCTGCGCAACGAGGTGGATCCCGAGGGGGCGCGTCGACACGGCATGACGGTCGTACGCCGGATCTCGGGCGGCGGGGCCATGTTCGTCGAACCCGGCAACTCCATCACGTACTCGCTTTCGGTACCGGAGTCCCTGGTCTCGGGCCTGTCTTTCGCCGACTCGTACGCGTACCTGGACGACTGGGTGCTCGGCGCGCTGGGCGAGATGGGCGTCAAGGCCTGGTACCAGCCGCTGAACGACATCGCCACGGAGGCGGGAAAGATCGCGGGCGCGGCCCAGAAGCGGATCGTGGCCGGCTCGGGCGCCGTACTGCACCACGTGACGATGGCCTACGACATCGACGCCGACAAGATGACCGAGGTGCTGCGCATCGGCCGCGGGAAGCTCTCGGACAAGGGCACGAAGAGCGCCAAGAAGCGGGTGGACCCGCTGCGCCGGCAGACCGGGCTTTCCCGTGAGGAAGTGATCGACCGCATGGTCGGGGCCTTCCGCGGCCGCTACGGGCTGACGGACGACACGGTGACGCCGGAGGAACTCTCCCGCGCCCGCGACCTGGCGACGACGAAGTTCGCCACCGAGGAATGGACCGCCCGCATTCCCTAGCCGGTGGAGCAGAAACGCGCAGGCGGCCGCCGCCACCGCCGGTTCCGCCCAGGGGGAGGAACCGGGGCGGGCCCGGTCTCCCCTCCCGGCCGGCCGTGCGATCAGGCTCCGAGCGCCCGGTGCAGTCCGAGCCGGTCGGTGCCCAGTTTGGTGAAGACCGCGGACAACAGCTCGGACACCGCTTGGGCGTTGGTGTGCATCGCCGCGGCGATCGCCCTGTTGCCCATCCCCGCCGAGGCGTGGCGGGCAGCCTCGAGTTCGGCGACGGTCAAGGTGTCCTGCTCGGAGGTGTGCAGACGGCGAGGCCGCAGACCTGCCGTGGCCAGTTGGGTCCTGGCTCGCTCCACGAGCCCGTCGGCGCCGCAGTCGGCGGCCAACTCCATTCCGCGGTAGGTCTGTTGTGCCGCCT contains:
- a CDS encoding IS5 family transposase (programmed frameshift); the encoded protein is MGRGTWSWIVPDGLWEIAEPLIPPSKVRPQGGGTPDTPDETLFAAIVYVLVSGCAWRSLPPCFGISKSTAHRRFLVWSRAGVWGRLHEKILHRLDDAGLLDLSRAVLDSAHVRAQKGGELTGPSPVDRGKPGSKMHVLSDANGLPLLVGISAANTHDSLALTPMVMGHQTRHDPHRGRHFKPQRLHADKAYDVLHLRKWLRGKRIGVRIARKGVESSERLGRRRWVIERTMSWLTGYRRLNHRYERHPRNYLAFLGLAAAICCYKRLVRLTT
- a CDS encoding lamin tail domain-containing protein; translated protein: MTASRAPRRRHRLALVLAVVPALAAGTLVASPAQAAPADDIRINEVVTTGDVDDSIELYNKGTSAVDLSGWILKDESNSSKYKISSGTTLAPGGFRAFDVHGSFGLGSGDKARLYLADGSTLVDSFTWSEHSDPSWSRCADGTGAFKKAALTLGAANACGTGGGGGTTPVAWPGGSAVSTADGTNVFGQDLSGLYQEGGVLWAAQNSGKLWRLVPGGPGWTPDTANGWSSGKSLRFPGGGSGSPDSEGVTVTGSGAAGGVFVASERNSGSSGTSRLSVLRYDVSGSSTTLTATKEWNLTPDLPSTGSNEGLEAVTWVPDSALTAAGFKDASTGAAYDPARYAAHTGGVFFVGVEGSGTVYGYVLLDSGAFTKVATVSSGMAGVMELQWEPQAARLWAVCDDTCGGQHRTLKVDAGGAFATAAVYNRPGGMSDLNNEGFAVAGADQCVGGTKPVTWSDDGNTGGHALRRGTLAC